One Aegilops tauschii subsp. strangulata cultivar AL8/78 chromosome 7, Aet v6.0, whole genome shotgun sequence genomic window carries:
- the LOC141026989 gene encoding uncharacterized protein gives MDDFLNTTEYHPIVADGNTKLDVWYTNEPGKVEEIIALYKDWLREEKYEFVGLGMEFMRKDCYGRRKVAVMQLAMRNHVLVYHFCKARTECPALKDFLENRGITFSSVGVRNIRDALFQDFIRIPEGYHIDIQEKFMIKGGEERDSMEDLAGAIIDESYSKLESSFQKLLRHYWDWKPLTFDHLKYGATEGYVSYELYRRFLSMRDILHRRCLPDLRWDGNPV, from the exons ATGGACGACTTTTTGAACACCACCGAGTACCATCCGATAGTTGCCGATGGtaacacgaagctcgacgtgTGGTACACCAACGAGCCTGGCAAGGTGGAGGAGATCATTGCCTTGTACAAGGACTGGTTGCGCGAGGAGAAGTACGAGTTTGTTGGTCTCGGCATGGAGTTCATGCGAAAGGATTGTTACGGGCGTAGAAAAGTCGCCGTCATGCAACTGGCTATGCGGAATCATGTTTTGGTCTATCACTTCTGCAAGGCCAGGACGGAGTGCCCTGCCCTGAAGGATTTCCTTGAGAATAGAGGTATAACTTTCTCTAGTGTGGGCGTCAGGAATATTAGAGATGCTCTTTTTCAAGATTTCATCAGAATTCCAGAAGGGTACCACATCGACATCCAAGAGAAGTTTATGATCAAAGGCGGCGAAGAAAGGGACTCCATGGAGGACTTAGCAGGAGCCATCATTGACGAATCTTATTCGAAGCTGGAGTCATCTTTTCAAAAACTTCTTCGTCACTACTGGGATTGGAAGCCACTTACTTTTGATCACCTGAAATATGGAGCTACT GAAGGGTACGTGAGCTATGAGCTATACCGCCGGTTTCTGTCGATGAGGGACATCCTGCATCGTCGCTGTCTTCCTGATCTCAGATG GGACGGTAATCCAGTGTGA
- the LOC141026990 gene encoding uncharacterized protein, whose translation MDDGKLTTLTEHITAHGTTMLEVVYTNDPRTVERIIKKYEEWLKEEKNKFVGLDLKYTRKSSYIRQGIAVVQLAMREHVLVYHYCRSERSQELVDFLQRKAVTFTSVDTRNDKTMLARAWIKIPDEHHVDIQRLFCIKGGGERDSMGDLAAAIIDPSYKNMKKSFPKEKHQFWEWKPLSPIHLEYAAKDGYVSYELYRRILIIKNGLLHLHQQPMKERLRPRKNKDEGSSSGWKRRKGNSGW comes from the coding sequence ATGGACGACGGGAAACTAACAACACTCACCGAACACATCACTGCCCATGGTACAACCATGCTAgaggtggtgtacaccaacgacccaaGGACCGTGGAGCGGATCATCAAAAAGTATGAGGAATGGCTAAAGGAGGAGAAGAACAAGTTCGTCGGCCTCGACCTCAAGTACACACGTAAGAGCAGTTACATACGACAAGGGATCGCCGTCGTCCAACTTGCCATGCGTGAGCATGTCCTTGTATACCACTACTGCAGGTCCGAGCGCTCCCAGGAGTTAGTTGACTTCCTGCAACGGAAAGCGGTAACTTTCACTAGCGTCGACACCAGGAATGACAAGACCATGCTTGCCCGTGCATGGATCAAAATTCCAGACGAGCACCACGTCGACATCCAGAGGCTATTCTGCATCAAGGGTGGTGGAGAAAGGGACTCCATGGGTGACCTTGCagcggccatcatcgacccctcaTACAAGAACATGAAGAAATCATTTCCAAAGGAGAAGCACCAGTTCTGGGAGTGGAAGCCACTTTCCCCGATACACCTTGAGTACGCGGCAAAGGACGGGTATGTTAGCTACGAGTTGTACCGTAGAATCCTAATCATCAAGAACGGGCTACTTCACCTCCACCAACAACCAATGAAAGAAAGACTCCGCCCACGTAAGAACAAAGACGAGGgatcttccagcggctggaagcGCCGGAAGGGAAACAGTGGTTGGTAA